The Syntrophobacterales bacterium genome segment AGAATTACCTATTTTTACAACGTGCGCTCTCATTATTTCACCTCCTCGCATAAATTGTGGTCACATTGTAATTACATTCATCTTGGAAGTCAAGGATTCAGTTTTTATTATATTGTGGTATCTATGCTCAACATTTGAGCTAACCGGCGCGCAGCTTTTTCGCGCGTCCGGTTGAGTGCTTCGTTAGGCGCTGTGTTGCTTTTGTAATTTCGAGAAGAGATCTTAAGGCATCATTCACAGCAGCCGAGCTGGTAAATGCCTCGGCTATTTCTGGTTCGAGGATGGCTACATTAGCGCCTTCCTCTATCAGCCGTTTGAAGTACTTGCCGCGAACGGCCTTTGAATAATCAAAATCATATTCGGGGCGTTGTTCCTCTATAGTTTTAGTTTTCATGTCTTTTCCTCTCCAACATGGTTGCAGGACGTGCACTGATAATTCGTATCGCATCTCGTCTTTCCGTGGACGATACAACGAAAAGACGTCCTTGATATGAATAACCAACGGTAATGAATCTGTCTTCTTCGATGGAGTGGTCTGGATCAGCGAACGTTGCTGATAAGGGATCATAGAACACGGTAACAGCTTCTTCAAAAGAAATTGCGTGTTTTCTTATATTCTTTTTCTCTTTATCCTTGTCCCACTCAAATTTCATGATACCTCCCTGTGAAAGTCAGAGATATTTATTATACCAGGTAATC includes the following:
- a CDS encoding BrnT family toxin translates to MMKFEWDKDKEKKNIRKHAISFEEAVTVFYDPLSATFADPDHSIEEDRFITVGYSYQGRLFVVSSTERRDAIRIISARPATMLERKRHEN